A single window of Carassius auratus strain Wakin chromosome 9, ASM336829v1, whole genome shotgun sequence DNA harbors:
- the LOC113108742 gene encoding syntaxin-binding protein 5-like: MLGELFTPIETPEAQNRGFLKGFFGGNTQNFDREELFGEAAAGKASRSLAQHIPGQGGLEGMKAAAGGVVGELARARIALDERGQRLGELEERTALMMSSADTFSKHAHELMLKCKDKKWYQF; the protein is encoded by the exons ATGTTAGGGGAGCTCTTTACACCCATCGAGACCCCTGAGGCTCAGAACCGTGGCTTTCTCAAGGGCTTTTTTGGCGGCAATACCCAAAACTTCGACCGAGAGGAGCTTT TTGGCGAGGCAGCGGCAGGTAAGGCGTCCCGCAGCCTGGCACAGCACATCCCAGGACAGGGCGGACTGGAGGGCATGAAGGCAGCAGCAGGCGGGGTGGTGGGAGAACTGGCCCGAGCTCGCATTGCCCTGGACGAGAGAGGACAGAGGCTGGGGGAGCTGGAGGAGAGGACCGCCCTGATGATGAGCAGTGCTGACACCTTCTCTAAACACGCTCACGAG CTGATGCTGAAATGCAAAGACAAGAAGTGGTATCAGTTTTAG